One stretch of Pseudomonas azotoformans DNA includes these proteins:
- a CDS encoding response regulator, with product MSKVSVLVVDDASFIRDLVKKCLRNYFPGIKLEDAVNGKKAQAILMRETFDLVLCDWEMPEMSGLELLTWCREQPHLKAMPFVMVTSRGDKENVVQAIQAGVSGYVSKPFTNEQLLNKVKQALHKIGRLDALVASAPTKMNSAFGNDSLSALTGGKPEVARAAPVAAAAPAPNKGLLNSPPVQAPVAAAPAGGRGQGQLRLSSGTQQCVIKALSIKEALLVVRRGEVLPQVLESAVLDLEQGDNAEVARLNGYLHAIVAFEPKPDSDWLQLTFRFIDQDAQKLDYISRLIARGTAQKHFVPGA from the coding sequence ATGAGTAAAGTCAGTGTATTGGTGGTGGATGACGCCTCGTTTATCCGCGACCTGGTGAAGAAGTGCCTGCGCAACTACTTCCCCGGGATCAAGCTTGAAGACGCGGTGAACGGCAAAAAGGCCCAGGCCATCCTGATGCGCGAGACTTTTGATCTGGTGCTGTGCGACTGGGAAATGCCAGAGATGTCCGGCCTTGAGCTGTTGACTTGGTGTCGCGAGCAGCCTCACCTCAAAGCCATGCCGTTCGTGATGGTCACCAGCCGTGGCGACAAGGAAAACGTAGTCCAGGCTATCCAGGCCGGGGTTTCGGGCTACGTCAGCAAACCGTTCACCAACGAACAGTTGCTGAACAAGGTCAAGCAGGCCCTGCACAAGATCGGCCGCCTCGACGCCCTGGTCGCCAGCGCGCCGACCAAGATGAACTCGGCGTTCGGCAATGATTCCTTGAGCGCCCTGACCGGCGGCAAGCCCGAAGTGGCGCGTGCGGCTCCTGTTGCGGCCGCCGCTCCTGCGCCTAACAAAGGTTTGCTCAATAGCCCACCGGTGCAGGCCCCGGTAGCGGCTGCGCCGGCGGGTGGACGTGGCCAGGGCCAATTGCGACTGTCCAGCGGCACCCAGCAATGCGTGATCAAGGCGCTGAGCATCAAGGAAGCGCTGCTGGTGGTGCGTCGCGGCGAAGTCCTGCCCCAGGTACTGGAAAGCGCCGTGCTCGACCTGGAACAAGGCGACAACGCCGAAGTGGCCCGCCTCAATGGCTACCTGCACGCCATCGTGGCCTTCGAACCGAAGCCGGACAGCGATTGGCTGCAACTGACCTTCCGGTTTATCGACCAGGATGCGCAGAAGCTCGACTACATCTCCCGCCTGATTGCGCGCGGTACAGCACAGAAGCATTTTGTGCCGGGTGCGTGA
- the phoU gene encoding phosphate signaling complex protein PhoU yields MISKEGLTHHISAQFNAELEEVRSHLLAMGGLVEKQVNDAVTALIEADSGLAQQVREIDDQINQMERNIDEECLRILARRQPAASDLRLIISISKSVIDLERIGDEATKIARRAIQLCEEGEAPRGYVEVRHIGDQVRNMVRDALDAFARFDAELALSVAQYDKVIDREYKTALRELATYMMEDPRSISRVLSIIWVLRSLERIGDHARNISELVIYLVRGTDVRHMGLKRMKAEVEGSVDQIPNVPGVPDDK; encoded by the coding sequence ATGATTAGCAAAGAAGGCCTTACCCACCACATCTCCGCGCAGTTCAATGCCGAGCTCGAGGAAGTGCGCAGCCACCTCCTGGCGATGGGCGGGCTGGTGGAGAAGCAAGTCAACGATGCGGTCACCGCGCTGATCGAGGCCGACTCGGGCCTGGCCCAGCAAGTGCGTGAGATCGATGACCAGATCAACCAGATGGAACGCAACATCGACGAAGAATGCCTGCGCATTCTCGCCCGGCGCCAACCGGCGGCGTCCGACTTGCGGTTGATCATCAGCATCTCCAAGTCGGTGATCGACCTGGAGCGCATCGGCGACGAAGCCACCAAGATCGCCCGCCGCGCCATCCAGCTGTGCGAAGAAGGCGAAGCGCCACGCGGCTACGTGGAGGTGCGCCACATCGGCGACCAGGTGCGCAACATGGTGCGCGATGCGCTCGACGCCTTTGCCCGCTTCGACGCCGAACTGGCCCTGTCGGTGGCCCAGTACGACAAGGTCATCGACCGTGAGTACAAGACTGCGCTGCGGGAGCTGGCCACCTACATGATGGAAGACCCGCGCTCTATCTCGCGGGTCTTGAGCATTATCTGGGTGCTGCGCTCCCTGGAGCGGATTGGCGACCATGCGCGCAATATCTCCGAACTGGTGATTTACCTGGTACGCGGCACCGACGTACGGCACATGGGCCTCAAGCGTATGAAGGCCGAAGTTGAAGGTTCCGTCGATCAAATCCCTAATGTTCCGGGCGTACCTGACGATAAGTAA
- the pstB gene encoding phosphate ABC transporter ATP-binding protein PstB, whose product MQQDTHTHGINMSALGRDKQSLSLAQETVAIEVPGLSLYYGEKQALFDVSMNIPKQRVTAFIGPSGCGKSTLLRTFNRMNDLVDGCRVDGAINLYGTNIYRKGEDVAELRRRVGMVFQKPNPFPKTIYENVVYGLRIQGINKKRILDEAVEWALKGAALWDEVKDRLHDSALGLSGGQQQRLVIARTIAVEPEVLLLDEPCSALDPISTLKVEELIYELKSKFTIVIVTHNMQQAARVSDYTAFMYMGKLVEFGDTDTLFTNPAKKQTEDYITGRYG is encoded by the coding sequence ATGCAACAAGACACCCACACCCACGGCATCAACATGTCTGCCCTGGGTCGCGACAAGCAGAGCCTGAGCCTGGCCCAGGAAACCGTGGCCATCGAAGTGCCGGGCCTGAGCCTGTACTACGGTGAAAAACAGGCGCTGTTCGACGTCAGCATGAACATTCCCAAGCAGCGCGTGACCGCCTTCATCGGCCCGTCGGGCTGCGGCAAGTCCACGCTGCTGCGTACCTTCAACCGCATGAACGACCTGGTGGACGGTTGCCGCGTGGACGGTGCCATCAACCTCTACGGCACCAACATCTACCGTAAGGGCGAGGATGTGGCCGAGCTGCGTCGCCGCGTGGGCATGGTGTTCCAGAAGCCCAACCCGTTCCCCAAGACCATCTACGAAAACGTGGTCTACGGCCTGCGCATCCAGGGCATCAACAAGAAGCGCATCCTCGACGAAGCGGTTGAGTGGGCTTTGAAAGGTGCGGCGCTGTGGGACGAAGTGAAGGACCGCCTGCACGACTCGGCCCTCGGCCTGTCCGGCGGCCAACAGCAGCGTCTGGTGATCGCGCGCACCATCGCCGTGGAGCCGGAAGTGTTGCTGCTCGACGAACCCTGCTCGGCACTCGACCCGATCTCGACGCTGAAAGTCGAAGAGCTGATCTACGAGCTCAAGTCCAAGTTCACCATCGTCATCGTGACCCACAACATGCAACAGGCGGCACGGGTTTCTGATTACACCGCGTTCATGTACATGGGCAAGCTGGTGGAGTTCGGCGACACCGATACCCTGTTCACCAATCCGGCGAAGAAGCAGACCGAAGACTACATCACCGGTCGCTACGGCTAG
- the pstA gene encoding phosphate ABC transporter permease PstA has protein sequence MKQNSLNGWFKSGAPGVWISGGAVSIAVIMTIGLLAVIAVRGLGHFWPADLIQANYNVPGQANHIVIGEVVQKEEVPRERLKSAGLPVPDQGPEFMTRELIKVGNRDLNGNDFTWIVGEWLKDQTTPANLMTIERREWGNFYGTLVNVKQDGKVIAEGEAAWPELQARVDRVNKLAAQLKTLEKSDIGAINAGLERIRLHGRKLELEGKLDAAAQADMDADRAELNARYQDIEARLSDLHAQFNRDALTARDANGKEVEIGIGKVVHAYQPNAMGTITKIGFYFSKVWEFLSDDPREANTEGGIFPAIFGTVMMTLIMAMIVTPFGVLAAVYLREYAKQNTLTRIIRIAVNNLAGVPAIVYGVFGLGFFVYVLGGSVDRLFFAEALPAPTFGTPGLLWASLTLALLAVPVVIVATEEGLARIPRTVREGSLALGATKAETLWKIVLPMASPAMMTGMILAVARAAGEVAPLMLVGVVKLAPSLPLDGNYPYLHLDQKIMHLGFHIYDVGFQSPNVEAARPLVYATALLLVLVIATLNLSAVWIRNHLREKYKALDS, from the coding sequence GTGAAACAGAACTCCCTGAATGGATGGTTCAAGAGCGGCGCCCCCGGTGTCTGGATCAGCGGTGGCGCGGTGTCCATCGCGGTCATCATGACCATTGGTTTGCTGGCCGTGATTGCCGTGCGTGGCCTGGGCCACTTCTGGCCGGCTGACTTGATCCAGGCCAACTACAACGTGCCGGGCCAGGCAAACCATATCGTCATCGGCGAAGTGGTGCAGAAGGAAGAAGTGCCCCGCGAACGCCTGAAAAGCGCGGGCCTGCCGGTGCCGGACCAAGGCCCGGAGTTCATGACCCGCGAGCTGATCAAGGTCGGCAACCGCGACCTGAACGGCAACGACTTCACCTGGATCGTCGGCGAGTGGCTCAAGGACCAGACCACCCCCGCGAACCTGATGACCATTGAGCGGCGTGAGTGGGGCAACTTCTATGGCACCCTGGTCAACGTCAAGCAGGACGGCAAGGTCATTGCCGAAGGCGAGGCCGCCTGGCCGGAGCTGCAGGCCCGCGTGGACCGCGTCAACAAGCTGGCTGCCCAGCTCAAGACCCTGGAAAAATCCGACATCGGCGCGATCAACGCCGGCCTGGAACGTATCCGCCTGCATGGCCGCAAACTGGAACTGGAAGGCAAGCTCGACGCCGCCGCCCAGGCCGATATGGACGCCGACCGCGCCGAGCTGAATGCCCGTTATCAGGACATTGAAGCGCGCCTGTCCGACCTGCACGCCCAGTTCAATCGGGATGCCCTGACGGCACGCGATGCGAACGGCAAGGAAGTGGAAATCGGCATCGGCAAAGTGGTGCACGCCTACCAGCCGAACGCCATGGGCACGATCACCAAGATCGGCTTCTACTTCAGCAAGGTCTGGGAATTCCTCAGTGATGACCCACGGGAAGCCAACACTGAAGGCGGGATCTTCCCGGCCATCTTCGGTACCGTGATGATGACCCTGATCATGGCGATGATCGTGACCCCGTTCGGCGTGCTGGCGGCGGTGTACCTGCGTGAATACGCCAAGCAGAACACCCTGACCCGCATCATCCGTATCGCCGTGAACAACCTGGCCGGCGTACCGGCCATCGTCTACGGCGTGTTCGGCCTGGGCTTCTTCGTGTATGTATTGGGGGGCTCGGTTGACCGCCTGTTCTTCGCCGAAGCCCTGCCGGCGCCGACCTTCGGTACGCCGGGCCTGTTGTGGGCCTCGCTGACCCTGGCGCTGCTGGCGGTGCCGGTGGTGATCGTGGCCACGGAAGAAGGCCTGGCGCGGATTCCTCGCACCGTGCGGGAGGGCTCCCTGGCACTGGGCGCGACCAAGGCGGAAACGCTGTGGAAGATCGTGCTGCCGATGGCCAGCCCGGCGATGATGACCGGCATGATCCTCGCTGTGGCCCGCGCCGCCGGTGAGGTGGCGCCGCTGATGCTGGTGGGCGTGGTGAAACTGGCGCCGTCGCTGCCGCTGGACGGCAACTACCCGTACCTGCACCTGGACCAGAAGATCATGCACCTGGGCTTCCATATCTATGACGTCGGCTTCCAGAGCCCCAACGTCGAAGCCGCCCGGCCGCTGGTGTACGCCACCGCGTTGCTGCTGGTACTGGTGATCGCCACGCTCAACTTGTCGGCGGTGTGGATCCGTAACCACCTGCGCGAAAAATACAAAGCGTTGGATAGCTAA
- a CDS encoding ABC transporter permease subunit, translating into MQDAGKPLMISLEEQNQVAMRVSDKGQALFFNVETGAELKRVDLPLPAGTSVASIGEDQPGSPLVILGLSNGQSLVFRHTYKVSYPDGKKTITPAIEYPYGETPIVLDDAGRPLEHVALNATDSSLVVAGSAGSHLNVLSLSREENMMTGEVTSEQKRIELPQMTEPVKAIFIDPRQQWLYVINGRALADVFSLRDKSLNGRYKLLEDGTAEVTASTQLVGGISLIVGNSKGGLAQWFMARDPDGEQRFKQIRTFQMGTTPILEITAEERRKGFTALDASGKFGVFHSTAHRTLLVDPVVDGQGVFGMSPRANRVIVEAGGKLQPLMLDNPHPEVSWSALWSKVWYENYDEPKYVWQSTAANTDFEPKMSLAPLTFGTLKAAFYAMLLAAPLAVAAAIYTAYFMAPSLRRKVKPVIELMEAMPTVILGFFAGLFLAPYVEGHLPGIFSLLMLLPIGILVAGFIFSRLPESLRLRVPDGWESAILIPVILFVGWLSLYMSPYLETWFFGGDMRMWISHDLGITYDQRNALVVGLAMGFAVIPNIYSIAEDAVFSVPRGLTLGSLALGATPWQTMTRVVILTASPGIFSALMIGMGRAVGETMIVLMATGNTPVMEMNLFEGLRTLAANVAVEMPESEVGGSHYRVLFLSALVLLLFTFIMNTLAELIRQRLRKKYSSL; encoded by the coding sequence ATCCAGGACGCGGGCAAGCCGCTGATGATCTCCCTCGAAGAACAGAACCAAGTCGCCATGCGGGTTTCCGACAAGGGCCAGGCGCTGTTCTTCAATGTCGAGACCGGTGCCGAGCTCAAGCGTGTCGACCTGCCCCTGCCGGCCGGCACCAGCGTTGCTTCTATCGGTGAAGACCAACCCGGCAGCCCGCTGGTGATCCTCGGTCTGTCCAACGGCCAGTCCCTGGTGTTCCGCCACACCTATAAGGTGTCCTACCCGGACGGCAAGAAAACCATCACCCCCGCGATCGAATACCCCTACGGTGAAACACCGATCGTGCTGGATGACGCCGGCCGCCCGCTGGAACACGTGGCCCTCAACGCCACGGATTCGTCCCTGGTGGTAGCAGGCTCCGCGGGTTCGCACTTGAACGTGCTGTCCCTGAGCCGCGAAGAAAACATGATGACCGGCGAAGTCACCAGCGAGCAGAAGCGCATCGAGCTGCCGCAGATGACCGAGCCGGTGAAGGCGATCTTCATCGACCCGCGCCAGCAATGGTTGTACGTGATCAATGGTCGTGCTTTGGCCGATGTGTTCAGCCTGCGCGACAAGAGCCTCAATGGTCGCTACAAACTGCTGGAAGACGGCACTGCTGAAGTCACCGCGAGCACGCAGCTGGTGGGCGGTATCTCGCTGATCGTCGGTAACTCCAAGGGCGGCCTGGCCCAGTGGTTCATGGCCCGCGATCCGGATGGCGAGCAGCGCTTCAAGCAGATCCGTACCTTCCAGATGGGCACCACGCCGATCCTTGAAATCACCGCCGAAGAGCGCCGCAAAGGCTTCACCGCCCTCGACGCGTCCGGCAAGTTCGGTGTGTTCCACAGCACCGCCCACCGCACCTTGCTGGTGGACCCGGTGGTCGACGGCCAGGGCGTGTTCGGCATGTCGCCACGGGCCAACCGCGTGATCGTGGAGGCGGGCGGCAAGCTGCAGCCGCTGATGCTCGACAACCCGCACCCGGAAGTGTCCTGGAGCGCACTGTGGAGCAAGGTCTGGTACGAGAACTACGACGAACCCAAGTACGTCTGGCAATCCACCGCCGCCAACACCGATTTCGAACCCAAGATGAGCCTGGCGCCGCTGACCTTCGGCACCTTGAAGGCCGCGTTCTACGCCATGCTGTTGGCTGCGCCACTGGCCGTTGCCGCTGCGATCTACACCGCCTACTTCATGGCCCCGAGCCTGCGCCGCAAGGTCAAGCCGGTGATCGAACTGATGGAAGCGATGCCGACGGTGATCCTCGGCTTCTTCGCCGGCCTGTTCCTGGCGCCGTATGTGGAAGGGCATCTACCGGGGATTTTCAGCCTGTTGATGCTGTTGCCGATCGGCATCCTGGTGGCCGGCTTCATCTTCAGTCGCTTGCCTGAATCCCTGCGCCTGCGTGTACCGGATGGCTGGGAAAGTGCGATTTTGATCCCGGTGATCCTGTTCGTGGGCTGGCTCTCGCTGTACATGAGCCCGTACCTGGAAACCTGGTTCTTTGGCGGCGACATGCGCATGTGGATCTCCCACGACCTGGGTATCACCTACGACCAGCGCAACGCTCTGGTGGTCGGCCTGGCCATGGGTTTCGCGGTGATCCCGAACATCTATTCCATCGCCGAAGATGCCGTGTTCAGCGTGCCACGCGGGCTGACCCTGGGCTCGTTGGCCCTGGGCGCCACGCCGTGGCAGACCATGACCCGCGTGGTCATCCTCACCGCCAGCCCGGGCATCTTCTCGGCGCTGATGATCGGCATGGGCCGTGCGGTGGGCGAGACCATGATCGTGTTGATGGCCACCGGTAACACCCCGGTGATGGAGATGAACCTGTTCGAAGGCCTGCGAACCCTTGCGGCCAACGTCGCGGTGGAGATGCCCGAGTCGGAAGTGGGTGGCAGCCACTACCGCGTGCTGTTCCTCTCGGCGCTGGTACTGCTGCTGTTCACGTTCATCATGAACACCCTCGCCGAGCTGATCCGTCAGCGTCTGCGCAAGAAATACTCGTCGCTTTAA
- a CDS encoding phosphate ABC transporter substrate-binding protein PstS, translated as MKLKRLMAAMTFVAAGVATANAVAAGVDPAIPAYVKTTGVSGNLSSVGSDTLANLMTLWAEGYKKEYPNVNIQIQAAGSATAPPALTEGTSNLGPMSRKMKDTELAAFEQKYGYKPTAIPVAVDALAVFVHKDNPIQHLTMEQVDAIFSSTRLCGGKADVKTWGDLGVTGDLANKPVQLFGRNSVSGTYGYFKEEALCKGDYKPNVNEQPGSASVVQSISSSLNGIGYSGIGYKTASVKTVALAKKGSTDFIEDSEENALNGKYPLSRFLYVYVNKAPNKPLAPLEAEFVKLVLSKQGQEVVVKDGYIPLPAKVAAKALADLGLKEGN; from the coding sequence ATGAAACTGAAACGTTTGATGGCGGCAATGACTTTTGTCGCTGCTGGCGTTGCGACCGCCAACGCGGTGGCCGCTGGTGTTGATCCGGCAATCCCGGCGTACGTCAAGACCACTGGTGTGTCGGGCAACTTGTCCAGCGTTGGTTCCGATACCCTGGCTAACCTGATGACCCTGTGGGCCGAGGGTTACAAAAAGGAATACCCGAACGTCAACATCCAGATTCAAGCTGCCGGCTCGGCCACCGCGCCACCTGCGCTGACTGAAGGCACCTCCAACCTGGGCCCGATGAGCCGCAAGATGAAGGACACCGAACTGGCGGCCTTCGAGCAGAAGTACGGCTACAAGCCAACCGCTATCCCGGTTGCTGTGGATGCCCTGGCGGTGTTCGTGCACAAGGACAACCCGATCCAGCACCTGACCATGGAACAAGTCGACGCGATCTTCTCCTCGACTCGCCTGTGCGGTGGTAAAGCCGACGTGAAAACCTGGGGTGACCTGGGTGTGACCGGCGACCTGGCCAACAAGCCGGTGCAACTGTTCGGTCGTAACTCGGTATCCGGCACCTACGGCTACTTCAAGGAAGAAGCCCTGTGCAAAGGTGACTACAAGCCAAACGTGAACGAACAACCCGGCTCGGCTTCGGTCGTGCAGTCGATCAGCTCCTCGCTGAACGGCATCGGTTACTCGGGCATCGGCTACAAGACCGCCAGCGTGAAGACCGTGGCCCTGGCCAAGAAAGGCAGCACTGACTTCATCGAAGACAGCGAAGAAAACGCCCTGAACGGCAAATACCCGCTGTCGCGTTTCCTCTACGTGTACGTCAACAAAGCCCCGAACAAGCCTCTGGCCCCGCTGGAAGCCGAGTTCGTGAAGCTGGTTCTGTCCAAACAGGGCCAGGAAGTTGTCGTGAAAGACGGCTACATCCCACTGCCAGCCAAAGTCGCCGCCAAGGCCCTGGCTGACCTGGGTCTGAAAGAAGGCAACTAA
- a CDS encoding MFS transporter, protein MSSVPASSAQPSRPLTRNDYKTLSLSALGGALEFYDFIIFVFFATVVGKLFFPVDMPEWLRMMQTFGIFAAGYLARPLGGIIMAHFGDLLGRKKMFTLSIFMMAVPTLIMGLLPTYAQIGLWAPVLLLLMRIIQGAAIGGEVPGAWVFVSEHVPPRHIGYACGTLTSGLTAGILLGSLVATAINTIYSPEQVSDYAWRIPFLLGGVFGLLSVYLRRWLHETPIFAEMQQRKTLAAELPLRAVLRDHRGAIVLSMLLTWLLSAGVVVVILMTPTVLQTIYHFSPTVALQANSLAIVTLSLGCIASGALADRFGAGRVLVAGCALLLATSWTLYHSLMAHPDWLFPLYALTGLFVGTIGVVPYVMVKAFPPVVRFSGLSFSYNVAYAVFGGLTPLAVSLLMKESPMGPAYYVAALCVMGMVVGGYLWKRSR, encoded by the coding sequence ATGTCCTCCGTGCCCGCAAGCAGTGCGCAACCGTCGCGCCCGCTGACCCGCAACGACTACAAAACTCTGTCGCTGTCTGCCTTGGGCGGGGCGCTGGAGTTTTATGATTTCATCATTTTCGTGTTTTTCGCCACCGTGGTCGGAAAACTCTTCTTCCCGGTCGACATGCCCGAATGGCTGCGCATGATGCAGACCTTCGGCATCTTTGCCGCCGGTTACCTCGCTCGCCCGCTGGGCGGCATTATCATGGCGCACTTCGGCGACCTGCTGGGCCGCAAGAAGATGTTCACCCTGAGCATCTTCATGATGGCCGTGCCGACCCTGATCATGGGCCTGCTGCCGACCTACGCGCAGATCGGCCTGTGGGCGCCGGTGCTGTTGCTGCTGATGCGCATCATCCAGGGCGCGGCCATTGGCGGTGAAGTGCCAGGCGCGTGGGTGTTCGTCTCCGAACACGTACCGCCACGGCATATCGGCTACGCCTGCGGGACGCTCACCAGCGGCCTGACAGCCGGTATTTTGCTGGGCTCTCTGGTGGCGACCGCGATCAACACTATCTATAGCCCTGAGCAGGTCTCGGATTACGCCTGGCGTATCCCGTTCCTGCTTGGCGGTGTGTTCGGCCTGTTGTCGGTGTACTTGCGCCGCTGGCTGCACGAAACGCCGATCTTCGCCGAGATGCAGCAACGCAAGACCCTGGCTGCCGAGTTGCCGTTGCGCGCCGTGCTGCGTGATCACCGAGGGGCCATCGTCTTGTCTATGTTGCTGACCTGGCTGTTGTCGGCCGGCGTCGTGGTGGTGATCCTGATGACCCCGACCGTGCTGCAGACTATCTATCACTTCAGTCCGACCGTTGCGCTGCAGGCCAACAGTCTGGCCATCGTCACCCTCAGCCTCGGCTGCATCGCTTCGGGCGCCCTGGCCGACCGCTTCGGCGCAGGCCGTGTGCTGGTCGCTGGTTGCGCACTGTTGCTGGCCACATCCTGGACGCTGTATCACAGCCTCATGGCCCACCCAGACTGGCTGTTCCCGCTGTACGCACTGACCGGCCTCTTTGTGGGCACCATCGGCGTGGTGCCCTACGTGATGGTCAAGGCTTTCCCGCCCGTGGTGCGTTTCAGCGGCCTGTCGTTCTCTTACAACGTGGCCTACGCCGTATTCGGCGGGCTGACGCCGCTGGCGGTGTCTCTGCTGATGAAGGAAAGCCCGATGGGCCCGGCCTACTACGTTGCCGCCCTGTGTGTGATGGGGATGGTGGTGGGTGGGTATCTGTGGAAGCGTTCGCGCTAA
- a CDS encoding acyl-CoA thioesterase has product MIELEQEDPIPQGDLALQITALPRETNGFGDIFGGWLVAQMDLAGTAMASKVAGGRVATVAIDRMAFLVPVAVGAQLSFYTQALEIGRSSIQMMVEVWSDDPLSSEWRKVTEAVFVFVAIDGSGRTRSVPSRAR; this is encoded by the coding sequence ATGATCGAACTCGAACAAGAAGATCCTATCCCGCAAGGCGATCTCGCCCTGCAAATCACCGCCCTCCCGCGTGAAACCAACGGTTTTGGCGATATCTTTGGCGGCTGGCTGGTCGCACAGATGGACCTGGCTGGCACCGCGATGGCGAGCAAGGTCGCAGGCGGGCGTGTAGCCACTGTCGCCATTGATCGCATGGCGTTCCTGGTGCCGGTCGCGGTGGGCGCGCAACTCTCCTTCTACACCCAGGCCCTGGAAATCGGTCGCAGCTCGATCCAGATGATGGTCGAAGTGTGGAGCGACGACCCGCTGTCCAGTGAGTGGCGCAAGGTCACCGAGGCGGTGTTCGTGTTCGTCGCCATCGATGGCAGCGGCCGCACGCGTTCGGTGCCGTCGCGCGCACGTTAA
- a CDS encoding D-hexose-6-phosphate mutarotase, which yields MPTPHVESVKIDELDCWRIRHNGAELMVAQQGAHIFSYQRDGEQPLIWPNPEAVFKRGKGIRTGVPVCWPWFGVFDRNPQSVKAMRQSDQPAGAHGFVRTALWELAATELEGHALRVDLVLPVPTGGFPGWPHQVDLKLSLLLEDQLHIHLTSHNRGTDTVTLSQALHTYFAVSDVRNVDVDGLDGVTYIDTADGWAVKVQSGLLHFTAETDRIYLDMPSQVSIVDKDWQRRIQLTAEGSKSTVIWNPWTERAKAFDDMADDGWPGMLCIETANVLDDVVSLAPGESHTLGVSISAVAL from the coding sequence ATGCCGACGCCCCACGTTGAATCCGTGAAAATCGACGAGCTGGACTGCTGGCGCATCCGCCACAACGGCGCGGAACTGATGGTGGCCCAACAGGGCGCGCATATATTCAGTTACCAGCGCGACGGCGAGCAGCCGCTTATCTGGCCGAACCCTGAAGCGGTGTTCAAGCGGGGCAAGGGCATTCGCACCGGCGTACCGGTGTGCTGGCCATGGTTTGGTGTGTTCGACCGTAACCCGCAGAGCGTCAAGGCGATGCGCCAGAGCGACCAGCCGGCCGGCGCTCACGGTTTTGTGCGTACGGCACTCTGGGAATTGGCTGCGACGGAACTCGAAGGCCATGCGCTACGGGTGGATCTGGTACTGCCGGTGCCGACGGGCGGTTTTCCGGGCTGGCCGCACCAGGTCGACCTGAAACTGAGCCTGCTGCTGGAGGATCAACTGCATATCCACCTGACCAGTCATAACCGTGGCACTGACACCGTAACCCTCAGCCAGGCGCTGCACACCTACTTTGCGGTGAGCGATGTGCGCAATGTAGATGTCGATGGGCTGGACGGCGTGACGTATATCGATACCGCGGACGGCTGGGCCGTGAAGGTGCAATCCGGACTGCTGCACTTCACCGCAGAAACCGATCGCATCTACCTCGATATGCCGTCCCAGGTAAGCATCGTCGACAAAGACTGGCAGCGCCGTATCCAGCTCACTGCCGAGGGCTCAAAGTCGACGGTGATCTGGAACCCCTGGACCGAACGTGCCAAGGCGTTTGATGACATGGCCGATGATGGCTGGCCGGGCATGCTGTGCATCGAGACGGCGAATGTGCTGGACGATGTGGTGAGCCTGGCGCCCGGCGAAAGCCACACCTTAGGTGTGAGCATCAGCGCTGTCGCCCTGTAA
- a CDS encoding DUF3299 domain-containing protein has translation MRRLLLTLLLLGPGLAHAGELPETDWLDLMPLSDQKALEAMPEIDHNSPEAQGTFTDKGGLKQSKGLPAVMYSTKTVAAMNGKNIRIGGYPVPLETDAKGRSTLFFLVPYPGACIHVPPPPPNQLVLVRYPKGLKLDDIYTPLWVTGTLKVEKVNNDLADAAYALDAGKVRVVKESDL, from the coding sequence ATGCGCCGTCTTTTGTTAACACTCCTCCTGCTGGGCCCTGGCCTGGCGCACGCCGGTGAACTGCCGGAAACCGACTGGCTCGACCTGATGCCGCTGTCGGACCAAAAAGCCCTCGAAGCCATGCCCGAGATCGACCACAACTCCCCCGAAGCCCAAGGCACATTCACCGACAAGGGTGGCCTGAAGCAGAGCAAGGGCTTGCCGGCGGTGATGTATTCCACCAAGACCGTGGCGGCCATGAACGGCAAAAACATCCGTATCGGCGGCTACCCGGTGCCGTTGGAGACTGACGCCAAGGGCCGCAGCACCTTGTTCTTCCTGGTGCCGTACCCAGGCGCGTGCATCCACGTGCCACCGCCGCCGCCGAACCAACTGGTGTTGGTGCGCTATCCCAAGGGGCTGAAGCTGGATGATATCTATACGCCGCTGTGGGTCACGGGCACGTTGAAGGTGGAGAAGGTCAATAACGATCTTGCCGATGCGGCCTATGCGCTGGATGCGGGGAAAGTGCGGGTGGTCAAGGAATCCGATCTTTAA
- a CDS encoding GlsB/YeaQ/YmgE family stress response membrane protein gives MGIIGTIFIGLIVGLLARFLKPGDDSMGWIMTILLGIAGSLVATYGGQALGIYQAGQGAGFLGALIGAIVLLVIYGLLKKK, from the coding sequence ATGGGTATCATCGGAACCATCTTTATCGGCTTGATCGTCGGCCTGCTCGCGCGTTTCCTGAAACCAGGCGACGACAGCATGGGCTGGATCATGACCATCCTGCTGGGTATTGCAGGTTCGTTGGTCGCCACTTACGGTGGCCAGGCCCTGGGCATCTACCAGGCAGGCCAGGGCGCCGGCTTCCTCGGCGCGCTGATCGGCGCCATCGTGCTGCTGGTGATCTACGGCCTGCTGAAAAAGAAATGA